One Porphyromonas pogonae genomic region harbors:
- a CDS encoding SusC/RagA family TonB-linked outer membrane protein, giving the protein MKRFTLFFAILFASIGIALAQQKVVKGVVISAEDNEPIIGASVFVKGNTKIGAATDIDGKFTLSVPADAKILVVSSVGMTNVEVKIQPNMKIMMKSDSKMLDDVVVVGYGSARKNASVVSSVAVVKAKDLEAKPVSNPFDAIQGKVSGLQVFSSSGEPSEISSVRLHGTGSLGAGSAPLYIVDGMPVSASTVMSMNSNDFATFQVLKDAAATSIYGARAANGVIYITTKKGASGDRAKVTVRGQYGVSNLANRSYYDSFMNSRELADFWLETKQFSQADLDKFLKKYPNDTNWADYYFMKNRPTYSTDVTVSGGAGRTNYYISGGTFSQQGLRYGSDYKKYTLRLNLNSGINDKITFGTNNSLTSDDYKTNPYDWNSPNGGLSMVALPMYTPYDADGKEYDRIPGWNRWSPRYLSEKNPTDNGSVTFNNASFLQIVPITGLTLRAQAGFEFSDFRSTSTRYPSFGGNLNNGTRSERFDRSITKTFTNTAEYKFDVASDHHFIALVGHEYNSYKYDRFNARGEGLANDNMVDLGLTTKEKTVESRTAEYAFLSYFGRLSYDYQSKYFLDLTYRNDASSRFGKNKRNGNFWSLGAMWSAKKENFLADVEWLSDAKLKFSMGSQGNADIGDYNSYALISKKGQYENGFGWGISTPGNPDLSWENQFTTTVGFEIGFFNKLNLNVEFYNRNTSSLLMDVPYPYYTGFIDANGRNNITENIGTYRNRGVDIKLNYDILQGKDGDGLSAYVNFNYNTDKMIKLFQGLDHWIIPNTGVCYVVGKPVMYFYPLFKGVNTDTGMSEWYLPGENLAVTTKDKVTSEFVDNLDQNTGIRRYAPINGGFGLSGSLKGFYMQADFAFTIGKHLIVNDAFFFENPNHWGRNFNQRKDVRDYWKKPGDVAKFPGFNKSRFTEFDSRMIQNASFMRMKTFTLGYNVPKSILSKQDVIKGAKVFFTGRNLLTFTKFEGPDPEIDSNLTLGANPNTKQVSVGVEINF; this is encoded by the coding sequence ATGAAAAGATTTACGCTGTTTTTTGCAATCCTTTTTGCCTCGATAGGGATTGCTTTGGCACAACAGAAGGTTGTGAAAGGTGTAGTCATATCTGCTGAAGACAATGAGCCTATTATAGGCGCATCTGTTTTCGTGAAAGGCAATACTAAGATTGGTGCTGCTACTGATATTGACGGTAAATTCACTCTTTCAGTTCCGGCTGATGCTAAAATTCTTGTAGTATCTTCTGTTGGTATGACTAATGTAGAAGTCAAAATCCAGCCCAACATGAAGATTATGATGAAGTCTGATTCCAAAATGCTCGATGACGTGGTCGTTGTTGGTTATGGTTCAGCTCGTAAAAATGCATCTGTAGTATCCTCTGTTGCCGTAGTGAAAGCCAAGGATTTGGAAGCTAAACCAGTTTCTAACCCTTTTGATGCTATTCAGGGTAAGGTGTCCGGCTTGCAGGTATTTAGTTCTTCTGGGGAACCTTCTGAGATCTCATCTGTAAGATTACATGGTACAGGATCACTCGGTGCAGGAAGTGCTCCATTGTACATTGTTGATGGTATGCCTGTATCAGCTAGTACAGTCATGAGTATGAACTCTAATGACTTTGCAACTTTCCAAGTTCTTAAGGATGCTGCTGCGACTTCTATCTATGGAGCCCGTGCTGCAAATGGTGTAATATACATCACCACAAAAAAAGGAGCTAGTGGAGATCGTGCGAAAGTAACAGTGCGTGGTCAATATGGAGTATCTAACCTTGCTAACCGTTCTTATTATGACTCTTTTATGAATAGTCGAGAGTTAGCTGATTTTTGGTTGGAAACTAAGCAGTTTTCACAGGCCGACTTGGACAAATTCTTGAAAAAATATCCCAATGATACAAATTGGGCGGACTATTATTTCATGAAAAATAGACCTACATATTCAACAGATGTTACAGTTTCAGGTGGTGCAGGTCGTACTAATTACTACATCTCTGGTGGTACATTTAGTCAACAAGGTCTTCGTTATGGATCCGATTATAAGAAGTATACTTTGCGCTTGAATCTTAATAGTGGTATCAATGACAAGATAACATTTGGAACTAACAATTCCTTGACAAGTGATGACTATAAGACCAACCCTTATGACTGGAATAGTCCAAATGGTGGTCTCTCTATGGTTGCTTTGCCAATGTATACTCCATATGATGCGGATGGTAAAGAATATGATCGTATCCCAGGTTGGAATAGATGGAGCCCTCGTTATCTGAGCGAAAAAAATCCCACAGATAATGGTAGTGTTACCTTCAATAATGCGTCATTCTTACAGATCGTACCTATTACAGGTCTTACATTGAGGGCACAAGCTGGTTTTGAGTTTTCAGATTTTCGCTCTACCAGTACAAGATATCCATCTTTTGGTGGTAATTTAAATAACGGTACTCGCAGTGAGCGTTTTGACAGATCTATCACTAAGACTTTTACTAACACAGCTGAATACAAATTCGATGTAGCGTCTGACCATCACTTCATAGCGCTGGTAGGACATGAATATAATTCTTACAAATACGATAGATTCAACGCTAGAGGTGAAGGTCTAGCTAACGACAATATGGTAGATCTGGGACTGACAACAAAAGAAAAGACTGTAGAAAGTAGGACCGCTGAGTATGCTTTCCTTTCTTACTTTGGTAGACTGTCTTATGACTATCAATCAAAGTATTTCTTAGATCTTACTTATCGCAATGATGCCTCCAGTCGTTTTGGTAAAAACAAGCGTAATGGTAATTTCTGGTCACTCGGAGCCATGTGGTCCGCAAAAAAAGAGAATTTCTTAGCAGATGTAGAATGGTTGTCTGATGCTAAACTGAAATTCAGTATGGGATCTCAGGGTAATGCTGACATCGGTGACTATAATTCTTATGCTCTCATCAGTAAAAAAGGTCAGTATGAAAATGGTTTCGGCTGGGGTATTTCTACGCCTGGTAACCCTGATCTCTCATGGGAAAACCAATTTACCACAACTGTAGGTTTTGAAATTGGATTTTTCAATAAATTAAATTTGAATGTAGAGTTTTATAATCGCAATACTTCTTCTCTTCTTATGGATGTACCTTATCCATATTACACAGGATTCATCGATGCTAATGGAAGAAATAATATCACTGAAAATATCGGTACATATCGTAATAGAGGGGTAGACATCAAACTAAACTACGATATCTTGCAAGGTAAAGATGGTGATGGTTTATCTGCTTATGTAAACTTCAATTACAATACAGACAAGATGATCAAACTATTCCAAGGTTTGGATCATTGGATTATACCTAATACCGGAGTTTGCTATGTAGTAGGAAAACCTGTAATGTATTTCTATCCTCTTTTTAAAGGTGTAAATACAGATACAGGTATGTCAGAGTGGTATTTACCAGGTGAAAATTTGGCAGTAACTACAAAAGATAAAGTCACAAGTGAATTTGTCGATAATCTTGACCAGAATACAGGAATCAGACGTTATGCTCCTATAAATGGTGGTTTTGGCCTTAGTGGCTCTCTCAAAGGATTTTATATGCAGGCTGATTTTGCTTTCACAATTGGTAAACACCTCATCGTCAATGATGCATTCTTCTTTGAGAATCCAAACCACTGGGGACGTAACTTTAACCAACGTAAAGATGTGCGGGACTACTGGAAAAAACCAGGTGATGTAGCTAAATTTCCCGGTTTTAACAAGAGCCGCTTTACTGAGTTTGACTCTCGTATGATTCAGAATGCATCATTTATGCGTATGAAGACATTTACCCTTGGATATAATGTACCTAAGTCTATCTTATCTAAGCAAGATGTGATCAAAGGAGCTAAGGTGTTCTTTACCGGACGTAACTTGCTTACATTTACTAAATTTGAAGGTCCTGATCCTGAGATCGACTCTAACCTCACGCTGGGAGCTAACCCTAATACCAAACAGGTATCTGTAGGTGTCGAAATTAATTTCTAA
- a CDS encoding RagB/SusD family nutrient uptake outer membrane protein encodes MKKYIIKTAFLFALTIIGFTSCDLERFPTDKVAQDKSMETFEDAISWKNGMMNSFRARQSGDNDILQDVQGDELNATSDFGNRRGDNHGWESLRATNYDTRDIYAYYYKSLNDVNFVLEKMPELIKKITDKKQVEALNKVLGEAYFLRAYYYSNLAIRYGKSYNKATAANDLSVPLLLKYDYKVQPARATNEQVYKQILKDIEESAKMLASVTGSANSNYITIDAVTALEARVKLYMQDWEGASVAANKIIGSKAYALMTPSVENMTAMWRSDGAGLKESIMQVYINWPDESASGHGLYMNPNQKEHKLTPDFLPTKGIIDMYSDKDTRKPLYFDNKFTVELSGTTYKDLSVVTKFKGNPALAATQDAIWGVVPDSRMAPKVFRLAEMYLIAAEAAYNLNKSEEAATNLNALRKSRGLDVVNVVGDALFKEIRDERQRELAFEGFRLWDLRRWNMPMNRLDPQKSKDSEDVSAYLTKGQNSYYTLKIKAGDNKFVWPLPSQDVKVNKNLVQNPGY; translated from the coding sequence ATGAAAAAATATATAATAAAAACAGCCTTCCTGTTTGCTTTGACTATTATCGGATTTACATCTTGTGACTTGGAACGTTTTCCTACTGATAAAGTCGCTCAGGACAAGTCCATGGAAACGTTTGAAGACGCAATTTCGTGGAAAAATGGTATGATGAACTCTTTTAGGGCACGCCAATCAGGAGATAATGATATCTTACAAGATGTACAGGGGGATGAGCTAAATGCTACCTCTGACTTCGGAAACAGAAGAGGGGATAATCATGGTTGGGAGTCTCTCAGGGCTACAAATTATGACACAAGAGATATTTACGCTTACTACTATAAATCTCTGAATGATGTGAATTTTGTTCTTGAGAAGATGCCCGAACTCATTAAAAAGATAACAGATAAAAAACAAGTAGAAGCCTTGAATAAAGTTTTAGGCGAAGCTTATTTCCTTAGAGCATATTATTACTCAAACTTGGCTATACGCTATGGTAAGTCATACAATAAAGCTACTGCTGCGAATGACCTTAGTGTGCCTTTGTTGCTGAAGTATGACTACAAAGTACAACCTGCTCGTGCTACTAACGAACAAGTATATAAGCAAATCCTCAAAGATATTGAAGAAAGTGCCAAAATGCTAGCTTCAGTAACCGGTTCAGCAAATTCAAATTATATCACCATTGATGCAGTTACAGCTCTTGAAGCTCGTGTGAAGTTGTATATGCAAGATTGGGAAGGAGCTTCTGTTGCTGCTAATAAGATTATCGGGAGCAAAGCATACGCTCTTATGACTCCTTCTGTAGAGAACATGACTGCTATGTGGCGTAGCGATGGTGCCGGGCTCAAGGAATCTATCATGCAAGTTTATATAAACTGGCCAGACGAAAGTGCATCAGGACATGGATTGTATATGAACCCTAATCAGAAAGAGCATAAACTTACTCCGGACTTTTTGCCTACCAAAGGAATTATTGATATGTATTCTGATAAAGATACACGTAAACCTCTTTATTTTGATAACAAATTTACTGTAGAACTTTCTGGTACTACCTATAAAGATTTGAGCGTTGTAACTAAATTCAAAGGTAATCCAGCACTTGCTGCTACACAAGATGCTATTTGGGGGGTTGTTCCTGATTCACGTATGGCTCCTAAAGTATTCCGCCTTGCAGAAATGTATTTGATCGCTGCTGAAGCTGCTTATAATTTAAACAAGAGTGAAGAAGCTGCTACTAATTTAAACGCATTGCGTAAATCTAGAGGACTTGATGTCGTGAATGTAGTAGGCGATGCTCTTTTTAAAGAGATCCGCGATGAACGTCAGAGAGAGTTAGCATTCGAAGGATTTAGACTTTGGGATTTACGTCGCTGGAATATGCCCATGAATCGTCTAGACCCTCAGAAATCTAAAGACTCTGAAGATGTTTCTGCTTATCTGACCAAAGGACAAAACTCTTATTATACACTTAAAATCAAAGCAGGTGACAATAAGTTTGTTTGGCCATTACCTAGCCAAGATGTGAAAGTAAACAAAAATTTAGTTCAGAATCCGGGTTACTAA
- a CDS encoding SAM-dependent methyltransferase, whose amino-acid sequence MSDKPQLVLIPVPLGEVDAATCLPVVNLEYINHINHYIVENIRSARRFLKSVCPDISIDSLTFYELNKHTRFEDISDFLSPLSEGKSVGVISEAGCPAIADPGADVVAIAQDKGYEVLPLVGPSSIILSLMTSGFNGQRFTFLGYLPIDEKARALAIKEAESRLYAKKETQIFIETPYRNVKLVEELIRNCKPSTKLCIACNLTCSDAYARTLPLAKWRNKIPDIHKKPAIFLLGL is encoded by the coding sequence ATGTCGGATAAGCCGCAATTAGTATTGATACCTGTACCCTTGGGAGAAGTTGATGCAGCAACATGTTTGCCTGTAGTCAACTTGGAATATATCAATCATATCAATCATTACATTGTTGAAAACATAAGATCAGCACGAAGATTTTTAAAATCCGTCTGTCCCGATATATCTATTGACTCTCTTACTTTCTATGAACTCAACAAACATACTCGTTTTGAAGATATATCGGATTTCCTTTCACCCCTTTCCGAAGGGAAATCCGTAGGAGTTATTTCCGAAGCAGGATGCCCGGCCATAGCTGATCCGGGTGCAGATGTAGTAGCCATTGCCCAGGACAAAGGATATGAAGTATTACCATTAGTAGGACCTTCATCCATTATTTTATCATTAATGACATCAGGTTTCAACGGTCAGCGATTTACATTTCTCGGCTATCTGCCCATAGATGAAAAGGCTCGTGCTTTGGCCATCAAAGAGGCCGAAAGCCGGCTATATGCCAAAAAGGAAACACAGATTTTCATAGAAACACCATATCGTAATGTAAAACTCGTGGAAGAGCTTATCCGCAATTGCAAGCCCTCTACCAAGCTTTGTATAGCTTGTAATCTTACTTGTTCCGATGCTTATGCCCGTACCTTACCCCTAGCCAAATGGCGTAATAAGATACCGGATATTCATAAAAAGCCTGCTATATTTTTGCTTGGACTATGA
- a CDS encoding methyltransferase RsmF C-terminal domain-like protein has product MMHDYNFPPEFVTRMRALLGDDAESFFNALGEDAPSSVRFNPAKVVTPCLSDHKLVPIPWCDGGFYVSPRPNFTLDPSFHSGAYYVQEASSMLLAQVQSFLPQRSLLALDFCAAPGGKSTLLNQILPSDSILVCNEINHHRANILSENMQKWGSDRIIVTESNPIEWRKMHDLFDLILVDAPCSGEGMFRKDPDAISHWSTANIALCVERQREILDMAWKMLKPGGLLVYSTCTYNTQENEEQIQYMKDHYDLQALSLENAYLNEHALSAFSPYPCYRMMPHKVCGEGLFMCFMHKDGATNTSIRAEKKKTKNKPSAFAKECDLVKDWLLSSCKDTYKLELFPNSLIYALPPQMLPLVAELNQSKIRIHYAGIVVAEVKGRSLIPTHSLALSTSLRQEAFVQYAVDKDKALKFLAKEAVTLPSTVPQGYILLLYEGVPIGFVKNLGNRCNSLMPNEWRIRNLDSMI; this is encoded by the coding sequence ATGATGCATGATTATAACTTTCCTCCCGAGTTTGTCACTCGCATGAGAGCATTACTAGGGGATGATGCAGAGTCTTTTTTCAATGCATTAGGTGAGGATGCTCCATCTTCTGTAAGATTCAATCCTGCTAAGGTTGTTACACCTTGTCTGTCCGATCATAAGCTTGTTCCCATACCTTGGTGTGACGGCGGATTCTATGTATCCCCACGCCCTAATTTTACACTTGATCCCTCATTTCATTCAGGTGCTTATTATGTCCAGGAAGCTTCCTCTATGCTTCTTGCCCAAGTACAATCTTTTTTACCTCAGCGTTCCCTCCTGGCATTGGACTTTTGTGCTGCTCCGGGAGGTAAGAGTACGTTGTTAAACCAAATATTACCCTCCGATAGTATTCTCGTATGTAATGAAATCAATCATCATAGAGCCAATATTTTGTCCGAGAATATGCAGAAGTGGGGTAGTGATCGTATAATAGTTACAGAGAGTAATCCTATCGAATGGCGCAAGATGCACGACCTCTTCGACCTTATTTTGGTCGACGCTCCTTGTTCCGGCGAGGGCATGTTTCGTAAAGATCCTGATGCTATTAGTCATTGGTCTACAGCCAATATTGCGCTTTGTGTGGAGCGCCAAAGAGAAATCTTGGATATGGCATGGAAGATGCTCAAGCCCGGTGGTCTGCTTGTTTATAGTACTTGCACTTATAATACCCAAGAAAATGAAGAGCAAATACAATATATGAAGGATCATTACGACCTCCAAGCACTCTCACTTGAGAATGCATATCTAAATGAGCATGCACTCTCTGCTTTCAGCCCTTACCCTTGTTATAGGATGATGCCGCATAAAGTATGTGGAGAGGGCCTGTTCATGTGCTTCATGCATAAGGATGGTGCGACCAATACTTCCATAAGAGCAGAGAAAAAGAAAACGAAAAATAAACCCTCGGCTTTCGCAAAAGAGTGCGACTTAGTCAAAGATTGGTTATTGTCGTCATGTAAGGACACTTATAAACTGGAATTATTCCCCAATAGCCTGATATACGCTTTGCCCCCTCAAATGTTACCTTTAGTGGCTGAGCTCAATCAATCCAAAATACGCATCCATTATGCCGGTATTGTAGTAGCCGAAGTCAAGGGGAGATCTCTCATCCCTACCCATAGTCTAGCTTTGAGTACAAGCTTGAGACAAGAAGCATTTGTGCAGTATGCTGTAGACAAAGATAAAGCACTCAAGTTCCTGGCCAAGGAAGCCGTTACATTACCATCCACTGTGCCTCAGGGGTATATATTACTTTTATATGAAGGTGTGCCTATTGGTTTTGTTAAAAACCTAGGCAATAGATGCAATAGCCTCATGCCAAATGAGTGGCGTATTAGAAATTTAGACTCTATGATTTAG
- a CDS encoding 1-acyl-sn-glycerol-3-phosphate acyltransferase — protein sequence MNESLEINIADIIKRKSGRNLPQWQTRLIERLIHQDEINYILRTYGHLDGVQFMEALIEYFQVDIGWEREDRLPTSHGRYIFACNHPLGAFDGICLSYLLGRKYGDVRYVVNDLLFHLKPLQSIFVPVNKLGAQKRESIQRMHEVLMGDLPVGTFPAGICSRFINGRIQDMAWQKSFVNHAITYRRDIVPLHFVGRNSIHFYQIELIRKLFSLKFNVGSALLPDEMFRSKRKNYKVIVGEPIPWQSLKESGEKPIDIAARIRDISYKLRTQSK from the coding sequence ATGAACGAATCGCTTGAAATCAATATTGCTGATATAATTAAACGGAAGAGTGGAAGAAATCTTCCGCAATGGCAAACACGCTTAATAGAGCGTTTGATTCACCAGGATGAAATCAATTATATATTACGAACCTATGGGCATTTGGATGGGGTGCAATTTATGGAAGCCCTTATCGAATACTTTCAGGTTGATATAGGATGGGAGCGTGAAGATCGCTTGCCCACCTCTCACGGGCGTTACATATTTGCATGCAATCATCCTTTGGGAGCTTTCGATGGTATCTGCTTGTCTTATTTGCTTGGTCGTAAGTATGGGGATGTACGCTATGTTGTCAACGACTTACTCTTTCATTTAAAACCCTTGCAGTCTATCTTTGTTCCGGTCAATAAGCTGGGGGCTCAAAAGAGAGAATCCATTCAGCGCATGCATGAAGTTTTGATGGGAGATTTGCCTGTGGGCACTTTCCCGGCCGGTATTTGTTCTCGTTTTATCAATGGACGCATACAGGATATGGCTTGGCAAAAGAGTTTTGTCAATCACGCTATTACCTACCGTAGAGATATAGTGCCTCTACATTTTGTGGGGCGCAATAGTATTCACTTCTATCAAATAGAATTAATAAGGAAGTTATTCAGCCTTAAATTCAATGTAGGGTCAGCATTATTGCCTGATGAGATGTTTAGGAGTAAACGAAAAAATTATAAAGTCATTGTAGGTGAACCCATTCCATGGCAAAGTCTCAAGGAAAGCGGAGAGAAACCTATCGATATTGCAGCCCGAATAAGAGATATAAGCTACAAGCTAAGGACTCAATCAAAATAA
- a CDS encoding GNAT family N-acetyltransferase produces MLQQEPIRECVDIDLIKKELTPDRLLRRTNKAGNEIYVFRADEAPHTMQEIGRLREEAFRFYGGGTGKAVDIDEFDTDPQGYSQLIVWDPSEQAILGGYRFIYGSEVEIDSSGRPKLATAEMFDFSEQFMQDYLPYTVELGRSFVSLPYQSSRMGAKSMFALDNLWDGIGALTVLDPGVKYFYGKVTMYRDYNRYARNLILHFLQKHFDDPERLVVPKEPLPIEVDEEQMKQLFPSDNFKQNYRVLNHEVRALGINIPPLVNAYMSLSPEMRAFGTAINTEFGGVEETGILIAVDKILEEKKQRHILSFKISKRKRLELWRRILRRVRLAKK; encoded by the coding sequence ATGTTACAGCAGGAACCTATCAGAGAGTGTGTCGATATAGATTTGATCAAAAAGGAGCTTACACCTGATCGTCTATTAAGAAGGACCAACAAAGCCGGCAATGAGATATATGTATTCAGAGCTGATGAAGCGCCACATACCATGCAAGAGATAGGTCGCTTGCGCGAAGAAGCTTTCCGCTTTTACGGGGGCGGTACCGGCAAAGCTGTGGATATAGATGAGTTTGATACGGATCCTCAAGGATATTCTCAGCTTATAGTGTGGGATCCTTCTGAGCAAGCCATTCTTGGAGGTTATCGCTTTATATATGGTTCCGAGGTTGAGATCGATTCATCGGGTAGGCCCAAGTTGGCCACTGCAGAGATGTTCGATTTCAGCGAACAATTTATGCAAGACTACCTGCCTTATACGGTGGAGTTGGGGCGCTCATTTGTTTCGTTGCCTTATCAGTCATCTCGCATGGGAGCAAAATCCATGTTTGCTCTGGACAATCTGTGGGATGGTATCGGGGCTCTTACGGTATTGGATCCCGGTGTCAAGTATTTCTATGGTAAAGTTACTATGTACCGTGATTACAACCGCTATGCCCGCAATCTTATCCTCCATTTCCTCCAGAAGCATTTTGACGATCCTGAGAGGCTTGTTGTACCCAAAGAGCCATTACCTATCGAAGTGGATGAAGAGCAAATGAAGCAACTGTTTCCGTCAGACAACTTCAAACAAAACTACAGAGTTCTCAATCATGAGGTGCGAGCTCTTGGTATCAATATACCTCCTTTAGTCAATGCGTATATGTCCCTGTCTCCTGAGATGAGGGCATTCGGCACTGCTATAAATACAGAGTTTGGGGGTGTGGAAGAGACAGGTATACTCATAGCTGTAGATAAAATATTAGAAGAGAAGAAGCAACGACACATCCTTTCATTCAAGATATCCAAAAGAAAAAGGCTGGAATTATGGCGTCGCATATTGAGAAGGGTCAGGCTGGCGAAGAAGTAG
- a CDS encoding YraN family protein yields MASHIEKGQAGEEVACRLLESKGYTILERNWRYRHKEVDIIASNEREVVIVEVKTRAMDSLVAPRESVLYDKIHNLVLAADHYIKQHSLLLPVRFDIIAVETELDGTFTTEHIEHAFVAPLMSRRPYPKKRR; encoded by the coding sequence ATGGCGTCGCATATTGAGAAGGGTCAGGCTGGCGAAGAAGTAGCGTGTAGGCTATTGGAGTCCAAGGGATATACTATCTTGGAGCGCAACTGGCGATATAGACACAAAGAGGTCGATATCATTGCTTCCAATGAGCGAGAGGTAGTGATTGTAGAAGTCAAAACACGTGCTATGGACTCTCTGGTTGCTCCTCGTGAGAGCGTCCTGTATGATAAGATACACAATCTTGTACTTGCTGCCGACCATTATATCAAGCAACATAGCTTATTGCTCCCCGTACGATTTGATATTATTGCTGTAGAGACAGAGCTTGATGGAACCTTCACCACAGAGCACATAGAGCATGCCTTTGTAGCACCTCTCATGAGCCGTCGTCCTTACCCCAAGAAAAGGCGCTGA